In the Magnolia sinica isolate HGM2019 chromosome 15, MsV1, whole genome shotgun sequence genome, one interval contains:
- the LOC131226867 gene encoding uncharacterized protein LOC131226867, translating to MGPSQQFCRPPPPQVRPPQRSMQRPNFPQQARVHALVAEGQDAVIPTPTAFEVMAHIQGTPIFLLVDTGSTASLISHTTVKHLGLRSTPFDRVKIITVAGSFSEATKICCDCLIDLGCKVALVDLIVTKIFHYDVILGMDWLTVVRAEIDCETMTVKIYEEGSTSLTFPVQVSYDRRILCFASLEEGYQGPSLTCTPLVQDFVDVFKAIPGLPPRREIDFTIDLTPDAKLISLPTYHMPPCEMEELRSQIDQLL from the coding sequence ATGGGGCCTAGTCAACAGTTTTGCCGTCCACCACCACCTCAGGTTAGGCCGCCACAACGGTCCATGCAGCGGCCGAACTTCCCGCAGCAGGCTCGGGTGCACGCCTTAGTGGCCGAGGGCCAAGATGCAGTTATCCCTACTCCAACAGCCTTCGAGGTGATGGCTCACAtacaaggtactcccatatttttattggtggacaccgggtccacagCCTCTCTCATATCACATACCACCGTCAAGCATCTAGGACTACGCTCTACTCCATTTGATAGAGTAAAGATCATTACAGTTGCTGGATCCTTCTCAGAGGCAACGAAGATATGTTGTGATTGCCTCATTgacttgggatgcaaggtggcGCTTGTGGATCTAATAGTGACCAAAATcttccattacgacgtcatcctgggcatggattggttgACAGTGGTGAGGGCAGAAATTGATTGTGAAACAATGACAGTGAAGATATACGAGGAAGGCAGTACTTCCCTCACATTTCCAGTTCAGGTTAGCTACGATCGTAGGATTTTATGTTTTGCTTCATTAGAGGAGGGTTATCAGGGGCCTTCGCTAACTTGCACTCCCCTAGTTCAAGACTTCGTCGATGTATTCAAAGCCATACCTGGACTTCCTCCTCGCCGTGAGATAGACTTCACAATCGATCTAACTCCGGATGCTAAACTCATCTCCTTGCCTACTTACCacatgcccccatgtgagatggaagagctaAGGTCTCAAATTGACCAATTGCTATAG